AATTTGGCAGTCGCGCAGCAGCTCGCCGTCGATGCCAACCTCGCCAAACTCGTTGACCAGCACCGCAATGCGCCGCCCCCCATTGTTCTGCAACAGGTGGCGGATGAGCGTGGTCTTGCCGGCGCCGAGAAAGCCGGTAATGACCGTAACCGGGATTTTGGCAGCCATCAGTGCGTTCTCCTCAAAACAGCGAACCATCCGGGCGATCGAACTGCAGCCGCCCGATGCCCAAGTACAGCCCCTGCGCGCGCTCTCCTGCCGGATAAGCCGTTACCCCAAACAGATAAATGCCGCCGCTAGTGGGGTTTTGCCGCGACCGGATGCCGACGGTGAGCGTCGTGCCGGGCGGCGCCGGTTCGTCCAGGACCAGCGACACTGCCGATCCTTCGCGCTCGACAGCCTGTAGCGGGAAGGCGCGGCCGCGATTGTTGGGAACGCCGGCAAAGGCCACTGCCTCGTCGCGGAACCGCAGGGGTTCGAGGCCCTCGCGCTGGCGGATGCGCACGCGCTGGAGCGGCTCGCCAGCATTCTCAGGCAGCCGCAGCGTGAAGTAGTAATCAACCAGCGGCGCGCCCGGTTCGTCATGGAGGGCCCGGGCCTGGCGCAGGCGCGGCGCCGCCTCAAAGGCAACCGTCCCGTCAGGCGCCTGCAGGGCGCGCACTGCTGCCGGGACAGTTCCCAGCGCGCTCAGCGAGAGCACCAGCAGCCACCCGGCACGCAGCATCCCGCCTTCTAGAGCGCGGCGCTCAAAAAGACTAGGCCAGCGGCACTGGCAGCAGCGCCCGCGTAGCGCAGCAGGGATACCCCGGCCGCGCGTTCGATGAGGCGATTGCCCACCGCCAGCGCTGCCAACGCAATCGCTAACTGCGTCAGGCTAAACCCAATCAGGTAGGCCAGCAGCGGCGCCATCTGGGCGCCGATGATGGCTTCCCCGTAGGCGTAGCCGTGGAACAAGCCAGCCAAGGCAGCCAGGCCGGCAATGACTAGGCCGTACGGCCGCCGGGGCTGGCCCGCCCGCGCCCGCACGGCCAGCAGGCCGCCAAAGACGACTGTCGAGAGGGCAACGCCCGCTTGGGTTGCCGGCAGGGCGCCGCCGCCCAGGTGAAAGCTCGTTCCGGCGAGTGCGGCGGCCACAAACGCCAGCGGCACCACCCAGCCGCGCGTCCAACCCGTCGCAATCAGGCCGCTAAGTAGAACGAAAGCCAGGCGCTCGGGCTCGATAACGGGGTGGACCAGCCCCGAGAGCAAGCCGGGCCAAAAGCTATCGGGGGTCGTGCCGCCATAGGGGTGGTGGGCCGTTGCTTGCTGCGCAAAGCCCAACGATAGGGTCGCGGTTGCGGCCGCAACCCCCACATCGCGCCACGTTGTACCGCGGGCACGGTTGCGATTGCGGGGCTCGAACCAAGGGGAAAGCATAGGCATGTTGGGGCGTATCGCGCTGGGCGCGTTGTTGCGACAATTAAGCTGTCGATCGAGCGTCGGCCTCCCGCCCGCCAAGCGGTTGCTGGGCCAGCGTTGCCTCACGCCGTTGCGGGGCAGCGATCGCGGCGCAACAGGCAGCTCGGCAGGCGCTCAGGCAGCGGTTGCGGCGGGCCAGCTCGCGCGCGCTAGGGGATTCAAAAAGCGTTCGAACGCCATCCGTACCTCGCAGATGCAGCTTGCGTTGTTCTGCCGGCGGGCATTCTGGCTTAGCGGCCCTTGGGCCCCATCACAGCTGCGGGACAGCGCCGGCCTCGCACCGGCCTTTCCCCGTTACTTCCGATGGCTGCTCCCCATCGGAACCGGCAAGGTAGCCTCTAACCCTATCACACGCGATCGCCACCGGGCGCACTGCAGCGAGCGACCCCCATGCCAGTCGGCATGGGGCAAGGACAGCGATTGCGCGGCAGTTAGCGCGTCAGGAGGGCTGCGATTCGGGCGGGGCGATCACGCGGTCGATGCCCTGCTGGCTTCAACAACACTGCAGCAGGAATCCCCGATTCAAATCTCTGATTGAATTGCGGGAGGAATGTTGCAAGACACAGCGACAGTCTTCACGCTACGCCAGAAAACGATCGCCTATTGAAAACTGGATGGCTGAACCCCAGACTATAACGGTCGCCTGCAAGTTGAAGGCCAGCAAGGAAGCTGCATGGGAGATTGACGATACCCTCTCGACCTTTAATACCAATTCTCGTGGCTTGTGCACTAGATTCCGATCTCCGGAACTACCTCAATATGGGAGTCATGTTGTTTAGCAAGCGTGCATCCGCTGCTCAAATTGGTATAACTCGGCTTGCGAGTGGGCAAACCAGAATGTGCCGCCCAAGCTGGCTAACAAGACCGCGATGCAGTCGTTTGTCTATCAGCAAGTGCGGGCAATGCAGCTTTTGCTATAAAGCAATGTCAAGCCTGGCTGGCCGCGATCGGCTAGCAGGCAATTAGGCCAGCCCGACTAGCTGCTCGCTCAGCTCCCACAAGCGCTCGGCCTTGCGCTGGTCCTGGGCCTCGGGGGCGACTTCCTGGGCGTAGGCTTGGCGGCCTTCTATCTGGCGGCTGCCCCAGCTCCAATAGACACCGGAGCGGTTGTAGCCCGGGTCGGCTGTAACGGCGGCAGCGCGCTCGCCGGCCTGCTCCTCGGATACGTAGCCGCCGGTGACGTACTTTTGAAACAGCGGAAAGAGCTTTTGGAACACCGGACTGTGGTTGCGGAACAGGTTGGAGGTGGCGACACAACCGGGATAGAGCGAGCTGAAGGTAATGCCGGTACTGTCGTGATACCGGCGGTGCAGCTCCCGCATGGTCAGGACGTTGCAGAGCTTGCTGTCTTTGTAAGCTTTACCGGATTTGAACTTTTTGCCATCGATCATCGAGATGGGCGCCCTAAAGCCGGCTTCCAGGCCCGAGAGATCGCCCAGATCGGGCGGAGCCGGGATGGGGATCTTGCCGCCTAGCTCGTTGGGATTGGCCGTAACCGTGCCCAAAATGACCAGCCGGGGTTCAGAAACGGTGGCGTTTTTGAAGTCCTCTAGCATTAAGTTGCACAGCAGAAAATGGCCCAGGTGGTTGGTGCCCACGCTTAGCTCGTAGCCTTCCTTGGTGCGCATGGGCTCTTTCAGCAGCGGCAGATAAACGGCCGCGTTGCACACCAGGGCATCCAGCGATCGCCCGGTATTGCGGAAATCCTGCACGAACTGGCGGACGCTATCGAGCGAGGCCAAATCGAGGTCCAGGATGGTGTAGCTGTCCTGGGGGAGCTGAACCGAGCGTGCGGCGCGCTCGGCTTTGTCGCGATTGCGGCAGGCCATGACCGCATGCCAGCCGCGATTGACTAGTGCCTTAGTGGCTTGCAGCCCCACCCCCGACGATGCCCCGGTGATGGTCACCGTGGGCTTTTGATTCTCTGCCATGGTGCCTTCCTCCAAACCCCGTCTCTGCTATCTAGGATCGCATTTGTCGCTCAAGCGGCGGCTGTCGCGGTGCCGATCACCTCGCGAATGGCCTGCGCCGTTGCCGGTGCGAGCAGCACGCCGTTGCGGTAGTGCCCGGCAGCCACCCAAACGTTGCGATAGCCGGGGAGCGCTTCAATGATGGGGGCCGCGCGCCCTTCCGGGCGGGGCCGCCGACCCCACCAGTGCTGCCGGATCTCGGCCTCTGCCAGGGCCGGACAGAAGCCGAGCGCCGCCTGCCAGAGCTGCTCGAGTTGGGCCGGATTGGGGCTAACCTCGCCGGCAGCATCGGGAAACTCCACCGTGGCCCCCACCCAATACTCGCGCCCGCCCAGCGGGATCAGGTGCACGTCGCCGCCGGTAATGGCGGGTTGAAAGGCCGGATCGCCGAGCGTTTGGGGCAGCCGAACGCGCAGGGCTTGCCCCAGCACGGGGCGCAAATCTGGTGGCGGTGCCAGCGAGGCGGCCAGGGAAGCGGTTCCCAACCCGGCCGCCAGCACCAGCCAGTCGAAGCGCCAGCGGCCGGCGGTGGTGTGAAGGTATTGGCCGGCGCGCTGGTTGCCCCGCTCGCTAGCCTCAATAGACTCGACCGCCATTCCCCATTGGCAAGCGGCACCGTTGACTTGCGCGCCGGCCACCAGTGCCTGGGTGAGCGCGCTCGGATCCAGCTGCCGGTCGCAGGGCGAGTGAACTGCACCGGTAACGTCAGGACCGGCGGCATGCGGGCAGCGCGCCTGCAACTGCTGGCGGTCCCACAGCTCGAGCGGCCAGCCCTGGCGGCTTCGCGTGGCAGCCAGCTGCTGCCAAGGCTCGGGGTCGTCGCCGCTCAAGCGCAGTTGGAGCAGACCTTGGCGGTTGTAGGGAATGGTGCGGCCCGTGAGGGTCTCCAGTTCCGGAATGAGGGTCTCATAGCGCCGCAGGCTGGCCTCGCGCAAGCGCCACGCCCGACCGCGCGTCTTGCCGCTAATGGCCCCCAATAACAGCCCCAGGGCCGCTCCCGTAGCGCCTGTTGCCGGTTGCTGCGCGTCGAACAGGGTGACGTTGAGGTGCGGTTCCCGGCTCAGCTCGTAGGCGATCACGGCGCCAACGGCACCAGCTCCGACAACCGCGACCTCACTCATGCCGCTTCGTCCGGTTGCGGAACCAGATCGAGAAAGCCCTCAAGGGCTTGCTCGGCTCGCCCGTAGTTGGTGACGGCGCTGCCGCGATCGGCTGACTTGGCAGCAGCATCGATGCGCTCGAGATCGTCAAAGACCCGATCAGCGAGCTCTTCAGCCTGCTCGCGATCGCGCGGGAGCAGCTGGCGCGTTATGTAGGTCATGTCACGGCGCAGCTTGCCCAAGGGCCCGTGAATGAGCGACTCCACATCCGACCAGCGCCGCGCTTCAATGGCCTCCTCCAGCTCGGGCAGCCGCTCCCGCGCCTGCTGCACGGGCTGCAAACGGGTCTGGATTTGGGCGATTTGCTCGTTGCTGTAGGTCGCCGTTTCCTTCTCGCTGGGCGCGCCGCAACCAACCAGGCCGAGGGTGACGGCAGCGGCCAGCAGCAATGAAACAAGCGGACGCAAGCGTCTCATAACCCAAGCCCTCACCTCTGACGAGCTCTTCCATCGTTCCACCATCAGGATACTGATTTGCCGGCACCCCGCAGATGCTAGAGCGACTTGCGCCGCAAAAAAGTGCCCAGATGCGGATCGATTTCGGGCGACCAGTGCTCTTGCGGGTAGTGTTGGGCGCGCTCGAGCTCGACCAGATCGATATTGGGCGCAGCTGCCAGTTGCTGGGCCCGCTGAGGGCTCAACCAGGGATCGGCACTGCCCCAAACCAGCAGCGTCTGCTTTTTCCAGTTCGGCCAGCCGGCCTCAAGTTCAGCCATGGCCTGACCCAAGTTGAGGTTTTTGATGGCTGCCCCCAGCGCGCGTCCGGCATCGGAGCTTTGCAGGAACGGTTGGCGGTAGGCAGCCAAGTTGGCTTCGGCAATGCGGTAGCCGCTGCCGCCCTCCAAGGTCCGATCAACCAGCAGCGGATCCTGGGTCAACATCTCGCCCACCAAGGGCCAGCCCCAACGCCGCATCTTCCAGGGCAGCTTTGAGCCGGCGGCAAGCGGCGCATTGAGCACCACCAAGCGCTCGATGCGCTCAGGGTGCCGAAACGCGTACTGCACCCCCACTGACCCCAAAAACCCCTGAACCACTAGCGAGAACCGCTCCAGGCCCAAGGCGTCCCGAAAGCCCTCCAGTGCCTCCACGTACGCGTCGGGCGTGTAGGCAAAGCTCCGCCGGTCCGGCTTGCTAGAGAAGCCAAAGCCAATCCAGTCGGGGGCAATGGCGCGGAAGCCGCGCTTGGCCAAGCGGGGCAGCAGATCGCCCCAAATCAGGCTCTGGGCGGGCAACCCGTGCAGCAGCAGGATGGGCGACCGCTCGCCGGCGCCGCGCGGGTTGACCTCCCGATAGAACCAAACCAGCGCCCCCAGTTGGAGCGTTCCTTCGCGCTCGGCCACAGCTTCTGCTCGCGTTCGGCGTTACTAACTAGCGAGCCTAGCGAGCGATGGGCTGCGGTACAAGGCCCCTAGAGGGCCGTCACTGGCGCGGCGAGCAGTGCTCCCGGGCCTGGCATCCCACTGGATAGGCCGAGCGGTAGGTTCGCTCTCGCTGCCCGAACCAGGCGTAGCGGCGATCGCGGATTTGGGCGTAAGCGCGATCGCCCCAGCGTTTGAGGCCCGGTACGGCCAGATAGGCCGCGACGGCCTCGCGCGCCAGCGGCAGCTGTTGGGCGATGAGCTCGGCAGCCTCGCTGCCCTGCCAGCGGCGCTCGGGGGCCTGGGCATCAATGGCAACCATGCCCAGGGCGCACGCCTGCGGCGAGACGTCCCAAGCTTGCAACGCCCGCTCATCCTGCATGGGCGTATAGTCGAACTGCCGGCCGCGATCAAGCGCCTCCAGCAGGCAAACCAAGCTAACGCACAGGTTGCAATCGCCGTCGTAGATCAGGTGGTAGGGCATGGGGCACGGCCGCGCTGGTTGCCTCTATCGTAGCGGCGGCTGCTGGCGCGGCGGCGCGGCATCTAGTAAGGTGCAGGCGATGCGCGCAGCCGCCCTTATCCGTCCGCCATGCGGCGCCACCTTCTATCGCTAGCCGATTGCGAGCCGGCCGAGTACGAGACTCTGCTGCAAACCGCGGATCGGTTCCGCGATGTCCTCGCCGGCCGGACCAAAAAAGTGCCGGCCCTACAGGGCCAAATGGTGGCCAATCTGTTTTTTGAGCCCTCAACGCGCACGCGCAGCAGCTTCGAGCTGGCCGCCAAGCGCCTCTCGGCCGAGGTCCTCAACCTGGCAGCCGGCAGTTCCTCGCTCAGCAAAGGCGAAACCATTTTGGACACGGCCCAGACGTATCAGGCCATGGGAACCGACATTATGGCGGTCCGGCACCAACAGGCTGGGGTGCCCGCCGCGATCGCCGCCGAGATGGATCGCCTCGATTGGGAGGTGGGCATTATCAATGCCGGTGACGGCCAGCACGAGCACCCGTCTCAGGCCCTGCTGGATCTGTTCGCGCTCTACTGCCATTTGGCCCCACCCTCACCGCGACAGTTTTTGGCCGGCAAAAAAATCGCCATTGTGGGCGACATTCTGCACTCGCGCGTGGCGCGCTCGAACGTTTACAGCGCGCTCGCCATGGGGGCTGAGGTTAGCTTGGCCGGACCGCCCACACTCCTACCGAGCTACCTGGAGCGCTTGGTCGATAGCGAACGGCTCTCGCTGCACTGGTCGCTGGCGCCAGCCCTGGAAGGGGCCAACTTTGTCATGGCGCTGCGCTTGCAGCAGGAACGGATGGCGCAGCAGCTCGTGCCCAGCTTGCAGGCCTACCACCGCGACTACGGCCTCACGCGCGAGCGCTTGCAACGCTGCCACCCCGAGCTCCGACTGCTGCATCCGGGGCCGGTCAATCGGGGCGTCGAGCTCGAATCAGCGCTGGTTGACGACCCGCAACTGAGCCTAATTGCGCAACAAGTCAGCGCCGGCCTGGCAACGCGCATGGCGCTGCTGTACTTGATTGGCGATCACGGCGGGGGCGCGGCAGAATGAGCGGCTGATCGGCTCGGGAGTGCCCTATGCCAGCCCCAACCAGCGATCCGCCAGTGGCGGCGCGCTTGGCCATCTCGGCCCAGCCCCTATCATTGGATCGGGTCTATGCCCTGGCGAGCGCCCCCAGCAACGGCGCGATCGCCCTCATGAGCGGGACCGTGCGCAACCAGACCGAGGGGGCCGCCGTCACGGCCCTGGAGTACCAAGCCCACAAGCCCATGGCCGTCTCAGTCTTTGGCCAAATTGAGGCCGAGGCTCGCCGGCAGTGGCCCGCCCTCAGCCAGCTCGTCATCCACCATCGCGTGGGGTATCTCACAGTGGGCGAGACGAGCGTTCTGGTTGCAGCCGGCGCCCCCCACCGCGGCGATGCCTTTGCAGCCTGCCGCTACGCCATCGATGCGCTCAAGCACCGGGCGCCCATCTGGAAAAAAGAATACTGGGCTGATGGCTCGAGCGACTGGGTGGGCATGGGCGCGTGCGAGCGCTCGGACAGCCATGGTGGCGATGCAGTTGGCCGCAGCTAGGTTAAAATTGATCTATCGTGTTTGAGCTGGCCCCTCCCAGCTCGATGGCGCTGCTTTTGACGCAACGGAACCGCCATGGCACGCAGGCGCAATTCGGGGAACGCGAAGCAATCGACGCTGTTTAAGCTGGGCTACGCGGCCTGGGGCGTAGTCTCGGGGGCCTTCATCCTGGGCATTGGCCTGGGGATTTTGCTCACCTCAACCGTGACCTTTAACAGCGAAAACGTGGCCTCGCGCGAATCGATTCAGGCCAGCGTCCCCAACGCCGAGTTCTGCGTTCAGTACGGTTCTAGCGCTGTGGTGACCGACATGCGGGTCTTTATGACCATGAACCCGTTCAATGTCTTCGTAACGCAGCCGGCCATGCAGCCCGGCTGCGTCATGCAGCAGAGCAATTGGTCGGTGCTGGAGCAACAAGATCTGGTCAGCAGCGAGCAGGCGCGCGAGTGCCGCAAGCGCATGAATACCTTCGGCTTCACTGGCAGCTTGGAGGAATCGCCCCAAATCGATTGCATTTACCGCAACGATTCCGAGAAAAACCTGTTCCCGCAGGGCAAAGGCTTGGCGAAGCGGTAGTCGCCTAGGCTGCAAAATCCCACATGATGGGGGTACCCTCGAGGTGATCGCTCACCTGCCGGCCGATGGCATCGATTTCGTCCAGCTCGGCCGGTGAGAGCTGCACCTGAGCAGCCTGGGCATTGGCCTGGGCCTGTTCGGCATTGCGCGCGCCGGCGAGCGCGTGCACGTTGGGTTGCGCGATCGACGTTTGTTCATCGCTACCGTCTTGGCCCCAGCAGAGCGCGTTTGAGATCCCTATTGGTGTCACCGCCCAATGGCACCAACCCTAGCGATTGCAATCGGGATATGACGGCTGCCATCCCGCATGCCCTTAAGGAGTGGGCGGTCACCGTTGAAGCCCTGGAGTCCGGCGAGGCGATCGCGCTGTTGCGCAAAGGCGGCCTCCGCGATGCCGGCAAGCGCTTTCAGCTGCCCTACCGGCGCGTCCTACTCTATCCCACCTACGAACACCAGCAGCCCCACCTGTTGCAGTCCCCTTACGCCGAGCGCGTTACGCCCGTGCCCTCAGGCTGGCGCCCCGAGACCGTGCGCATTGGCAGTTGGGCCAACATTACCGATGCCTTCTGCGTGTGCGACGCCGAGGCCCTCCAAGCGCTACTGCCGTATCAAGTAGGCAATGCCCGATTCGCGCAGGAGCGCCTGCGCTGGAAGCCGCAACAACCGCTCTCGGTTTTACTGCTGCGCACCTACCGACTGCCCCAACCGCAAGCGCTGCCCTATCGCCCGGCCTACGGTGGGTGCCGCTCTTGGATCGAGCTGGAGACCTCTGTATCGCTTGCTGGGGCAACCCCAGCTCTAGATGAGAACAGCTACCGCGAACGGGTAGCGGCGGTCCGCACCGCCCTCGGGAGTGCTGCTTCGGGAACGGTCTAGTCCGCGCAGCCGCGCAGGAACCAGCCCAGCACGACCCCCAATCCACCGAAGCGAACGGCCTGCCAGAAGGCATCGTGCAGGTAGGCGTCGCTGCCGGCGCGGCGCTCGAGCGCCGCTGCCAGGCTTGCCAACTGCGATTGCAGCTGCTGCAGCTCGGCGTGCTGCTGTCCGCGGTCAAGCTGCGCGTAGCGCTGCTTGAGGTCTTGTAGCGAGCGCTCGAGCTGTTGCAAGCGCTGCTTCCACTGAGCGCCGCCATCGGTTTGCTCGCGCGGTGGTTGGGGCGCCATGATAGAAAGCTAGGAGGGCGCGTACGCCATTTTGCCCCCCAGGAGGCATTCATGTCCGAGTCTAGCCAGCTTACCCGCAACGAGGCGCTCTCGCAGTTCAGCACGCTGGAGTTGGCGCAGGCGCTGGCCGAACGTTTGGCCATCGGGCCCAAAGACTGGCACCGCCTCAAGGCCGACCGCCCAGCGCAGGCCGGCCAGCAGGCTGTCTCAGGACTGGTTTATCTGCTCAAAGGCACACCCCAGCAAGCCCTACCGCACCTACGCCAGGCCGTTGGCTGGCTGGATCGCTCCGTCTCAGCCCCGCCCTGTCCCAGCCACGGCCGCCATCAGCGCCAGTAGCGCCGCAAGCGGTGGGGACGCTTGCCCCCATCGAAGCGCTTGTACAGCCGCAATGTCCCGGGCGCTTCCCAATCAACGCTGTCGAAAATCTGGTACAGAATGCAAGCGCCGCGACCGTTCTCGGCGGCTTCGGGGGGCAGCAAGCTCTCGGGTCGGTCGGGACAGTCGTAGTGAGGGGCAAGGCCCGAACTGGCATCCGAGACCAACCAGATGCAGCGTTCGCGGGCAGCGCCAAAGCGGACGACGATGGTCTTGCAGGGATCGAGCTGGTTGCCGTGCTTAGCGGCATTGACCAACGCTTCCTGCAATCCCAAGCGCAGCTCCGGCTCCCAGGGGTCGGGGACGTGAGCTAGCAGCAGATCGAGGATGGGATGCAGATAGAGCGTGGAAGCAAAGCTGACGGTCGTCCACTCGGCTCGGTTGGGGCGGAGCCAGCTTGCAATCGCGCTCGATCGCTTACCCGGCAGTACGGGCATCCCCGAAGCACGCGCTGCATTCAGTCGCATTGGAATGCTTGCAAGCGGCAGCTTGATAGTGGGCCTGCCCTCGAGTGCAGGCTCGGCACCTGAAAGGCTTAAGCAGCAATTAAGGACTTTTTTATCCTAGCAAACGCCCGCTCGAGCAGCGGCGACTGCTAGCAACGCTGCAGCAGGGCCACGCACTCGACGTGCGCGGTTTGGGGGAAGAAATCGGCCGGCTTCACGCCGGTCAGTCGGTAGCGGTTGTCGCGGCACAACTGGGCTAAGTAGCGCGCTAGCGTTGCCGGGTTGCAGCTGATGTAGGCAATTTGGCGCGGCCCGAGCCGCTGCAAGCCGGCAATGGCGTCGCGCTCGCAGCCCTTGCGGGGCGGATCCAGCACGGCAATATCGGCATGGGAGACGCGCCTCAGCCCGCGCTCCACTGGCTCCGCGCGAAACGAGGCATTGGCGATCCCGTTGAGGTGGGCGTTGCGTCGGGCTTGCGCGATCGCGCTCGGTTGCGCTTCCAGGCCGATGTCGCGCTGCACCTTCGCCGCCAGCGGCAGGGTGAAGGTGCCAACGCCGCAGTAGGCATCCAGCAGCGTTTCGCGGGCTTGCGGCTGCAACTTCGCCATCGTGGCGTTGAGTAGCTGCTCGGCGACCTCGGTATTGATTTGAAAGAACGTCTCGGGGGTCAGGCGAAATTCCAGCCCCGCCAGGCGCTCGCGCGCAAACGGCTGGCCGGCCACGCACCGAGTCTCGGGGCCAAAGATGGCGTTGGAACGGCGCGGGTTGCGATTGAGGCAGACGCCGACCAACTGAGGGTAGCGCTGCAACCAGGCCTTGGCCTGGCCTTTGAGGCCTTTCAGGTGCCGGCTGGTGCTGACCAGCGTCAGCAGCACCTCGCCCGTCCGGCGGCCTACCCGCAGCGACAAGTA
This DNA window, taken from Cyanobacteria bacterium QS_8_64_29, encodes the following:
- a CDS encoding 23S rRNA (uracil(1939)-C(5))-methyltransferase RlmD, which codes for MVDLSASGDGVGRAQGRVVFVPNTVTGDHALVRLTQIKSQYARDKLQELRQPSPHRIRPRCIVADTCGGCQWQHIDDAYQRSAKRERVARTLERIGGFRHPPVEPILAGESPLHYRNKVTYPLEASRSGRIRAGYYRPGSHKLVNLNQCPVQDERLDPLLAELKQDIQCQGWRPYDEDRDRGQLRYLSLRVGRRTGEVLLTLVSTSRHLKGLKGQAKAWLQRYPQLVGVCLNRNPRRSNAIFGPETRCVAGQPFARERLAGLEFRLTPETFFQINTEVAEQLLNATMAKLQPQARETLLDAYCGVGTFTLPLAAKVQRDIGLEAQPSAIAQARRNAHLNGIANASFRAEPVERGLRRVSHADIAVLDPPRKGCERDAIAGLQRLGPRQIAYISCNPATLARYLAQLCRDNRYRLTGVKPADFFPQTAHVECVALLQRC
- a CDS encoding protochlorophyllide oxidoreductase → MAENQKPTVTITGASSGVGLQATKALVNRGWHAVMACRNRDKAERAARSVQLPQDSYTILDLDLASLDSVRQFVQDFRNTGRSLDALVCNAAVYLPLLKEPMRTKEGYELSVGTNHLGHFLLCNLMLEDFKNATVSEPRLVILGTVTANPNELGGKIPIPAPPDLGDLSGLEAGFRAPISMIDGKKFKSGKAYKDSKLCNVLTMRELHRRYHDSTGITFSSLYPGCVATSNLFRNHSPVFQKLFPLFQKYVTGGYVSEEQAGERAAAVTADPGYNRSGVYWSWGSRQIEGRQAYAQEVAPEAQDQRKAERLWELSEQLVGLA
- a CDS encoding molybdopterin synthase, yielding MPAPTSDPPVAARLAISAQPLSLDRVYALASAPSNGAIALMSGTVRNQTEGAAVTALEYQAHKPMAVSVFGQIEAEARRQWPALSQLVIHHRVGYLTVGETSVLVAAGAPHRGDAFAACRYAIDALKHRAPIWKKEYWADGSSDWVGMGACERSDSHGGDAVGRS
- the psbQ gene encoding photosystem II protein PsbQ; this encodes MVERWKSSSEVRAWVMRRLRPLVSLLLAAAVTLGLVGCGAPSEKETATYSNEQIAQIQTRLQPVQQARERLPELEEAIEARRWSDVESLIHGPLGKLRRDMTYITRQLLPRDREQAEELADRVFDDLERIDAAAKSADRGSAVTNYGRAEQALEGFLDLVPQPDEAA
- a CDS encoding ATP-binding protein yields the protein MPVLPGKRSSAIASWLRPNRAEWTTVSFASTLYLHPILDLLLAHVPDPWEPELRLGLQEALVNAAKHGNQLDPCKTIVVRFGAARERCIWLVSDASSGLAPHYDCPDRPESLLPPEAAENGRGACILYQIFDSVDWEAPGTLRLYKRFDGGKRPHRLRRYWR
- a CDS encoding thiol-disulfide oxidoreductase, with the protein product MPYHLIYDGDCNLCVSLVCLLEALDRGRQFDYTPMQDERALQAWDVSPQACALGMVAIDAQAPERRWQGSEAAELIAQQLPLAREAVAAYLAVPGLKRWGDRAYAQIRDRRYAWFGQRERTYRSAYPVGCQAREHCSPRQ
- a CDS encoding FAD-dependent oxidoreductase, encoding MSEVAVVGAGAVGAVIAYELSREPHLNVTLFDAQQPATGATGAALGLLLGAISGKTRGRAWRLREASLRRYETLIPELETLTGRTIPYNRQGLLQLRLSGDDPEPWQQLAATRSRQGWPLELWDRQQLQARCPHAAGPDVTGAVHSPCDRQLDPSALTQALVAGAQVNGAACQWGMAVESIEASERGNQRAGQYLHTTAGRWRFDWLVLAAGLGTASLAASLAPPPDLRPVLGQALRVRLPQTLGDPAFQPAITGGDVHLIPLGGREYWVGATVEFPDAAGEVSPNPAQLEQLWQAALGFCPALAEAEIRQHWWGRRPRPEGRAAPIIEALPGYRNVWVAAGHYRNGVLLAPATAQAIREVIGTATAAA
- a CDS encoding urease accessory protein UreJ; amino-acid sequence: MPMLSPWFEPRNRNRARGTTWRDVGVAAATATLSLGFAQQATAHHPYGGTTPDSFWPGLLSGLVHPVIEPERLAFVLLSGLIATGWTRGWVVPLAFVAAALAGTSFHLGGGALPATQAGVALSTVVFGGLLAVRARAGQPRRPYGLVIAGLAALAGLFHGYAYGEAIIGAQMAPLLAYLIGFSLTQLAIALAALAVGNRLIERAAGVSLLRYAGAAASAAGLVFLSAAL
- a CDS encoding hydrolase, which encodes MAEREGTLQLGALVWFYREVNPRGAGERSPILLLHGLPAQSLIWGDLLPRLAKRGFRAIAPDWIGFGFSSKPDRRSFAYTPDAYVEALEGFRDALGLERFSLVVQGFLGSVGVQYAFRHPERIERLVVLNAPLAAGSKLPWKMRRWGWPLVGEMLTQDPLLVDRTLEGGSGYRIAEANLAAYRQPFLQSSDAGRALGAAIKNLNLGQAMAELEAGWPNWKKQTLLVWGSADPWLSPQRAQQLAAAPNIDLVELERAQHYPQEHWSPEIDPHLGTFLRRKSL
- a CDS encoding DUF3172 domain-containing protein encodes the protein MARRRNSGNAKQSTLFKLGYAAWGVVSGAFILGIGLGILLTSTVTFNSENVASRESIQASVPNAEFCVQYGSSAVVTDMRVFMTMNPFNVFVTQPAMQPGCVMQQSNWSVLEQQDLVSSEQARECRKRMNTFGFTGSLEESPQIDCIYRNDSEKNLFPQGKGLAKR
- a CDS encoding aspartate carbamoyltransferase, with product MRRHLLSLADCEPAEYETLLQTADRFRDVLAGRTKKVPALQGQMVANLFFEPSTRTRSSFELAAKRLSAEVLNLAAGSSSLSKGETILDTAQTYQAMGTDIMAVRHQQAGVPAAIAAEMDRLDWEVGIINAGDGQHEHPSQALLDLFALYCHLAPPSPRQFLAGKKIAIVGDILHSRVARSNVYSALAMGAEVSLAGPPTLLPSYLERLVDSERLSLHWSLAPALEGANFVMALRLQQERMAQQLVPSLQAYHRDYGLTRERLQRCHPELRLLHPGPVNRGVELESALVDDPQLSLIAQQVSAGLATRMALLYLIGDHGGGAAE